In Salvelinus namaycush isolate Seneca chromosome 20, SaNama_1.0, whole genome shotgun sequence, the following proteins share a genomic window:
- the LOC120065092 gene encoding musculoskeletal embryonic nuclear protein 1-like, protein MSQPVEVKKKKRPVMKEEDLKGARSKLGLKGEPKSKTYEVMVECERMGKVAPSVFSGVKSGGETVLEKPKAPGASIFGK, encoded by the exons ATGTCTCAG CCCGTTGAGGTGAAGAAGAAGAAGCGTCCTGTGATGAAGGAGGAGGACTTGAAAGGAGCCCGCAGCAAACTGGGGCTAAAGGGCGAGCCCAAGAGTAAGACCTATGAAGTCATGGTAGAGTGTG AGCGTATGGGAAAGGTGGCTCCCTCAGTGTTCAGTGGGGTGAAGTCTGGAGGAGAGACGGTACTGGAGAAGCCTAAAGCCCCAGGAGCCAGCATCTTTGGCAAGTAG
- the LOC120065091 gene encoding store-operated calcium entry regulator STIMATE-like isoform X2, whose amino-acid sequence MQRMDWILSWVSLLSQAGDVAAPAAMSSSNTSVSASPTPDADTRGCENGALMDSFGIFLQGLLAMVAFSTLMLKRFREPKHERRPWRIWFLDTSKQAIGMLFIHFANVYLSDLTEEDPCSLYLINFLLDASLGMLLIYAGVRTVSAIVEWRQWDALRFGEYGEPVQCTAWAGQCALYILIMMFEKVLIILVLLIPQWKKLALLNPINNPQLELAIVMLIVPFFVNALMFWVVDNFLMKKGRTKAKLEEREVGEDVRGNRKVRYRRALSHDDSESEILFSADDEMDDSEEEDVRRLTGLKTVKKKKHRMGIPV is encoded by the exons ATGCAACGAATGGACTGGATACTCAG CTGGGTGAGTCTCCTTTCTCAAGCCGGGGACGTGGCTGCACCGGCCGCTATGTCCTCTTCCAATACGTCAGTGTCCGCCAGTCCCACGCCAGATGCGGACACCCGTGGCTGCGAGAACGGTGCCTTGATGGACTCTTTCGGCATTTTCCTGCAAGGCCTGCTAGCGATGGTGGCCTTCAGTACGCTGATGT tAAAGCGCTTTAGGGAGCCCAAGCATGAGAGAAGGCCCTGGAGGATCTG GTTCCTGGACACCTCCAAACAAGCCATTGGGATGCTGTTTATTCACTTTGCCAATGTCTACTTGTCTGACCTCACAGAGGAGGACCCCTGTTCACT ttATCTTATAAACTTCCTCCTGGATGCGTCTCTGGGCATGCTGCTGATCTACGCCGGGGTGAGGACTGTCAGTGCCATTGTAGAGTGGAGGCAGTGGGATGCTCTACGCTTCGGAGAATACG gagagccCGTGCAGTGCACTGCGTGGGCGGGCCAGTGTGCTCTCTACATCCTCATCATGATGTTTGAGAAGGTCCTCATCATCCTGGTCCTACTCATCCCCcagtggaagaag CTGGCTCTCCTGAACCCCATAAACAATCCTCAGTTGGAGCTGGCCATCGTCATGCTCATCGTCCCATTCTTCGTTAAT GCCCTGATGTTTTGGGTGGTAGATAACTTCCTGATGAAGAAGGGGAGGACAAAAGCCAAGCTGGAGGAGCGGGAGGTGGGGGAGGATGTGCGGGGCAACCGTAAGGTGCGCTACAGACGGGCACTCTCCCACGACGACTCAGAGTCTGAG aTCCTGTTCTCGGCTGACGATGAGATGGACGACTCGGAGGAGGAGGATGTGCGCCGGCTCACCGGCCTCAAAACGGTCAAGAAAAAGAAGCACCGTATGGGGATCCCTGTTTAA
- the LOC120065091 gene encoding store-operated calcium entry regulator STIMATE-like isoform X3, translating to MSSSNTSVSASPTPDADTRGCENGALMDSFGIFLQGLLAMVAFSTLMLKRFREPKHERRPWRIWFLDTSKQAIGMLFIHFANVYLSDLTEEDPCSLYLINFLLDASLGMLLIYAGVRTVSAIVEWRQWDALRFGEYGEPVQCTAWAGQCALYILIMMFEKVLIILVLLIPQWKKLALLNPINNPQLELAIVMLIVPFFVNALMFWVVDNFLMKKGRTKAKLEEREVGEDVRGNRKVRYRRALSHDDSESEILFSADDEMDDSEEEDVRRLTGLKTVKKKKHRMGIPV from the exons ATGTCCTCTTCCAATACGTCAGTGTCCGCCAGTCCCACGCCAGATGCGGACACCCGTGGCTGCGAGAACGGTGCCTTGATGGACTCTTTCGGCATTTTCCTGCAAGGCCTGCTAGCGATGGTGGCCTTCAGTACGCTGATGT tAAAGCGCTTTAGGGAGCCCAAGCATGAGAGAAGGCCCTGGAGGATCTG GTTCCTGGACACCTCCAAACAAGCCATTGGGATGCTGTTTATTCACTTTGCCAATGTCTACTTGTCTGACCTCACAGAGGAGGACCCCTGTTCACT ttATCTTATAAACTTCCTCCTGGATGCGTCTCTGGGCATGCTGCTGATCTACGCCGGGGTGAGGACTGTCAGTGCCATTGTAGAGTGGAGGCAGTGGGATGCTCTACGCTTCGGAGAATACG gagagccCGTGCAGTGCACTGCGTGGGCGGGCCAGTGTGCTCTCTACATCCTCATCATGATGTTTGAGAAGGTCCTCATCATCCTGGTCCTACTCATCCCCcagtggaagaag CTGGCTCTCCTGAACCCCATAAACAATCCTCAGTTGGAGCTGGCCATCGTCATGCTCATCGTCCCATTCTTCGTTAAT GCCCTGATGTTTTGGGTGGTAGATAACTTCCTGATGAAGAAGGGGAGGACAAAAGCCAAGCTGGAGGAGCGGGAGGTGGGGGAGGATGTGCGGGGCAACCGTAAGGTGCGCTACAGACGGGCACTCTCCCACGACGACTCAGAGTCTGAG aTCCTGTTCTCGGCTGACGATGAGATGGACGACTCGGAGGAGGAGGATGTGCGCCGGCTCACCGGCCTCAAAACGGTCAAGAAAAAGAAGCACCGTATGGGGATCCCTGTTTAA
- the LOC120065091 gene encoding store-operated calcium entry regulator STIMATE-like isoform X1, which produces MPSPQQPIFFIWSTMAVSWVSLLSQAGDVAAPAAMSSSNTSVSASPTPDADTRGCENGALMDSFGIFLQGLLAMVAFSTLMLKRFREPKHERRPWRIWFLDTSKQAIGMLFIHFANVYLSDLTEEDPCSLYLINFLLDASLGMLLIYAGVRTVSAIVEWRQWDALRFGEYGEPVQCTAWAGQCALYILIMMFEKVLIILVLLIPQWKKLALLNPINNPQLELAIVMLIVPFFVNALMFWVVDNFLMKKGRTKAKLEEREVGEDVRGNRKVRYRRALSHDDSESEILFSADDEMDDSEEEDVRRLTGLKTVKKKKHRMGIPV; this is translated from the exons ATGCCATCGCCCCAACAACCCATTTTTTTTATCTGGTCAACTATGGCGGTTAGCTGGGTGAGTCTCCTTTCTCAAGCCGGGGACGTGGCTGCACCGGCCGCTATGTCCTCTTCCAATACGTCAGTGTCCGCCAGTCCCACGCCAGATGCGGACACCCGTGGCTGCGAGAACGGTGCCTTGATGGACTCTTTCGGCATTTTCCTGCAAGGCCTGCTAGCGATGGTGGCCTTCAGTACGCTGATGT tAAAGCGCTTTAGGGAGCCCAAGCATGAGAGAAGGCCCTGGAGGATCTG GTTCCTGGACACCTCCAAACAAGCCATTGGGATGCTGTTTATTCACTTTGCCAATGTCTACTTGTCTGACCTCACAGAGGAGGACCCCTGTTCACT ttATCTTATAAACTTCCTCCTGGATGCGTCTCTGGGCATGCTGCTGATCTACGCCGGGGTGAGGACTGTCAGTGCCATTGTAGAGTGGAGGCAGTGGGATGCTCTACGCTTCGGAGAATACG gagagccCGTGCAGTGCACTGCGTGGGCGGGCCAGTGTGCTCTCTACATCCTCATCATGATGTTTGAGAAGGTCCTCATCATCCTGGTCCTACTCATCCCCcagtggaagaag CTGGCTCTCCTGAACCCCATAAACAATCCTCAGTTGGAGCTGGCCATCGTCATGCTCATCGTCCCATTCTTCGTTAAT GCCCTGATGTTTTGGGTGGTAGATAACTTCCTGATGAAGAAGGGGAGGACAAAAGCCAAGCTGGAGGAGCGGGAGGTGGGGGAGGATGTGCGGGGCAACCGTAAGGTGCGCTACAGACGGGCACTCTCCCACGACGACTCAGAGTCTGAG aTCCTGTTCTCGGCTGACGATGAGATGGACGACTCGGAGGAGGAGGATGTGCGCCGGCTCACCGGCCTCAAAACGGTCAAGAAAAAGAAGCACCGTATGGGGATCCCTGTTTAA